The following DNA comes from Megachile rotundata isolate GNS110a chromosome 9, iyMegRotu1, whole genome shotgun sequence.
GTATGTAATGATAAGGTTCTGTGGGAGGAACAGCATGTGAAGGATACTAACATAAGAGGAAAAGCTCCCAAAGTGTTAATAATGCCTGCTCATTTGATTTTAATgcttaaaagaaattaaaattgaaagtcaGAAGAAAAGAACATGAAACAAATGATACAGCCTTGACTACCAGTGCAACAGCACTGATGTATCTCCACATGTGATTCAATAACATGCTGCAACAATGTAACTTTTATTAAGATTTTGGTAATATATAAATCATTATCACTAgattatgaaatatattttacatcaaGAGTTATTACTGAATTGAATTGTCAAAAAGTACCTTTTATGAAGAAAAATAGATAGatgcaaaatttctaatataCCCAAAGCGTAAAGCTTTTTGTAGTTAATTGCTTAAAAAATTAGCAGAAAATTTATatcctaaaaatataaaatatttatatgcaaATCTAAATGTTTGTTAATTACTTTACTGAAAAGAATACTGCAggaaatatttaaagatttcgaTTAAATAAATCTTAGTGCAGAGAAAATATATCCTATTATTATCAgttgatttaatatttaaaagaaagaCCTGCTGAGCAGAAAGACAGAATACCAAAAAATTAATAGGATAGGAAATACCAAATATATATTGTACAAATCGACATTGTAGTTGAACTTTCAATTGGACACACTCAATTTTATAGTAATTATGAAGTTTTTGAAACATTAAATCTTTGCACAATATAAATTGGTGAAGAAATCAGAAGAACTTAAGGTAAAATTATATGGTATTAAGCGTAGGTGTGATGGAGTGTAACTAACTTGTATGCACGTAGAACCGACCTTTCCGTTTGGCCGGTCGCAAAACGTGCAAAGCACTAATCCAGTCAGGGTTAACACGTGAACTTAAGGTAAACAAAACCTCCAAACTAAAAGGGTCCATCACTAAAACTTCGGGATAATACCTAAAATCAGGAAACAGATTATAGTTACAAGTATCTTAAAACAGATACGtaagaagaaaatatttattttataatcttaAACATACCCTGAACAAAAAAGTCTGACATCTTCTCCACCAGCAGAGACATAAGGCAACATCTGTGTATGAACACTGGTAAGTTTTACGGCTTCTCTACATTTTCCATCAACTAAATCCCAAGTGCACATTTCTCCACTTTCACTGCTACtaacaatataattttgttcCATAATAACACTTGCTCGACTCAGGCACATTATTGGTGCAGTATGGCCGACAAGCAAACATCTCGGAGTCATCTTCATGTATAATTGagaaaaatacattaaataacaATGGTTTTtagttttatgtaattttttcttgacataaatatattattttttaccttTAGTGTTTCAGGTTCAACTTGCCATAAACATATCTGGCCATCATAACATCCTGTTACTAATGTTTTTTGATCTCGTGACAAATAGATACAGGAAATACAATGAGTTGGAGCTATGCGACCCCATAAAACTATGGGTACTACTAAGCTTGTACCCGCTGTCATTTTTAAGATTCAACCTATAATGTGTTTATAAACTGTTTTAGTTAAACATGTTTATTTACTTattctataatataaatttaatatttttagatttatatttaatgtaatcATGTAATTTAAATGCTATTAATACATGTGCTACATTTACTTGTAAAACATACATGATATTAATAGCATTATCATATTTTAAtgagaattattttataacgaCATTGCACAGCTGTAATGCTATTTGAATTAAACATTACATTTGATATAAGATGTGAATATAATAAATGAGAGTGTAAAACTTAAAAAgaacataataattattacatttatgttACATCTAACAAAgatgtatatgttatatataatatatataacaaagttacttcgttaattaaatttataatcattTACTATAATGCTCTCATgcattaatttatcaaaaacattatataaaaatgaaatctaCTGTATTCACAATATACAGTTCTTTAATGacacataatataataattatttaaagaaacaagaaacaaaattaatagcTGACAaagcaacaaaataatttcttaacaaataaGTAACAAAACCTTATTGTCAGTATGACATCAATATTAATAGCAGATGTTTTAGTCGATTAAAAATGAATCATTCATTCTGTAAAAGtacagtttaataaatatttacctCAAAGCTCACCGCAACAATGTGATGCAGTAAGATCTCGAGGAAAACCTATTAAAAGCAATTAAAGGCGTCTGCTACATCAAGAGATGTCACTGACAACTTGAATGGGTTtgattttataacatttatataaaaatacaatgaaaaatGATTGTATGTTCTACATTAGACGgcataaaaatatttaccgaaaatattgaatattaatgaCAACGGCTCCAAACGTCGTAACTGGCGATATATgccaaaaatcatacaaccctTACTGCACTCTCACAACCGCGGCCATCTTGATGTTGAGAATAGTTAGACGAATAACACATACAATCAGCTGTTCCACGTCAAAAGGTCCCTAGTAAAATTCTGTCTAATTCGATATAAAATGACGTAGTTATAAAACACttgattttattcaaatatttatattgaaaaacagaaaattttgaATGATTGATCTCGCTCAATGTATTAGGTTAAGATTATTACTAGTGGAATAATCACGTGGATAACATGCTTACCTTGTTAATTTAACGTTAAAGAAAAATAGTACACGCAAGTTGCACGTCAACgttcaaattcaatttatttttcacgatttaataatatgaaaatcacactcattattaataagaaaaaatggttttgaaattcatttgagcttaaattttgtttaaaacatCCAAATATACTGTACATGTCTttataatgtttaaaatataggTCATAAGGCTTGAAATAAACGTGACAAGTGTATGGAAGTAAAGCTAACTTCATGAATAGAAATACTTTCTATTACACGACAAGTACATAACCTGAAAtttaaatctaacttatacaaAGTGTATTTAcgtttaagtttttaaattctacaCAATTTCTAGTAAATGTGCTTGTCGTTTTAACGTGGTTACTAATTGAATGACATCTGGTAAGATATCTAAATCTATTGATTTAAATATACTTGTACGCAATTTGCAGTTTGCAAAGAAAATGTttgatatatatattttgtttgtttgaaacatgaatattttttattgctgaAAATATCGATTCAATAATCTTATTTTTTTAGTGTATCgtttacataattttacattatGCAAGGGTAATCTTCAATTTTTGATATTGTGAGTACATAATATACCTTATTAATACAATGAAATGTCACTACGAAGTATTAGGAGTACCACGAAATGCTTCTGATGATGATTTAAAAAAAGCTTATAGAAAATTAGCTTTGAAATGGCACCCggataaaaatttagatattccaGAAGAAGCGAAAGAACAATTTCAACTTGTTCAACAAGCATGGGAAGTGTTAAGTGATCCTCATGAGCGTGCTTGGTATGATAATCACCGCGAGGCTATTTTAAAAGGCGGCATTGGTGAAAATTATAAGGATGATTCCATTGACCTCTTTCAATATTTCTCAACTTCATGTTTCAAAGGATATGGAGATGATGAAAAGGGATTTTATACTGTTTATCGCAATGTCTTTGAAAAGTTAGTAACTGAAGATGCAGACTTTATGAAAGAAGGAGATTCAGACGAAGAAGTTcctggatttggagattcacaAAGTTCTTATGAAGATgttgttcataatttttatgcTTATTGGCAAAGCTATAGCACAAAGAAATCATTTACTTGGTTAGATCCTTATGATGTGAGAGAAGCTCGTAATAGACGAGTTGCACGtcttatagaaaaagaaaataaaaaaattcgagATAAAGCTAAAAGAGAACGGAATGAACAAATAAGAAATTTAGTTGCTTTTGTACGTAAGCGCGATAAACGAGTACAAGCTCATGTAGCTAAGCTTGCTGAACGtgcaaaagaaaatttgaagaaagcaGAAGAACGTAAAAAGcaacaattattagaaagacaGAGGGAACTGAAAGAACATAAAGTATCAGAAtggtctaaattttcaaatatagaggcagaacttaaaaatattgaagcTAATCTTGCACAAGAATTTGGTGAACATCTTTCTTCTGAGTCAGACTCAGATAATGAGAATGAAGTAGATGATAATTCTTTATACTGTGTAGcttgcaataaaatatttaaaacgcaTAAAGCATTTACAAACCATGAAAACTCTAAAAAACATAAAGATAATATTGCTTTGATGAAAGCATCTATGATAAAGGAAgataaagaatttgaaaattccgacGATAGCGATGTAAGCTCACAATCTAGTTCAGAAAGTGGAAAAAAGTTAGCTACAGATTCACAAATGCCTGACTTTTTACTAAATCCTGTACAAAATATCTCATATAATCCAAAGAATACAGAAGAAAAAACCTCAGATGAAGAATTAATATCAGATGATGACAGTTTTGATGAGTCAACAAAAGTAAAAGGAAAGAAATGTTATCCAGAAGGAACTATACTTGCAACAGGACCTCAGATGGATGATGCTCTTTATGTACCacctaaaataaatgaaaatgataatGAATACATAACTTCTGAAGATGAACTCATTTCTGATCAAGAAGACGAAGAAGTTGTAATtaagaaacaaaagaaaaagaaaaaacggaAGAAGAATGTTCAGAATCCAGTAGCAGAACAGACAAGTGATGAGGACAGAAGTATTAATGAAgatgtattattatcaaaaaaaCAACGTAAAAAACAACAACAAAGAAAAACAATACTAAATAAAGTTATAGAAAATAATCAGCAAACATCCAATGACAAAGTAGATGAATCTGAGGAAGAGATAgagaaagaaataaatgaaacagGACTAGATTCTAATAGTATAGATATAAATAATGCAACTAATGAAAAACTTAAAagtaaaaaacttaaaaacggGAAGAAGCCATGTAAAGTATTAGAAAAAGAGagtgaaacaaaaaataaaaaaaaatctcaaattattgAAGTTTCAAATCTAGAACAATGCTGTGTTACATGTAAAGCTGAATTTCCTagtaaaaacaaattatttgaacatttaaaaaaaacagGTCATTCTGTGTATATACCAGACTCAATAAAAACTAAACGAAAAAACCAAGAAAAATCGTCCAAAGGCAAAGGAAACAATGATAAAAGAAATcatcattaaataatttatgtattgcTTGCTACAATTTATTGTAATTGATTCGaaagatgtaaaaatatttagttaataaatatatcatataatcaaatattatgtattatatcttttaaaattgtatatatcaATACCTTAGAAATAGTAGATGTTAAAACATACAAATTGCTTAATAACTTCTAATTGTTACAAAGAAAAgctaacaattattattctatactatatgaattatacattcaattcTGTACTTTATACTAAAGTAtactaaattaacaaaatactaaaatatttattaaagttaaacatttaaacctttcttttatgtttcaataaaaataaaactttagagtattattcataatttattaaaaataatacatacatactcctttcaatgaaatttaactttttcttatattgtgtataatataaggtgttaattatttattgttgattattaaaaaattaataatttgtcatATTACACAAAGGATTTAACAAAAGAAGTCAGAACTTCAGGTATAGATAATACTCATGATATTACCAAAGAAAGGTCCCAATGAACatagattgaaaaattaatattgttgatATTATAAACAATCTTTTGTTGTAATAAAATACTCTTTGTATACACAGATGCTTAGTTCCTCCTGTTGTCGAAATTTTCATATCACTAATTTCTTAGTTTTCTTCAATCATTTTCAAAATGCGGACTTTcctgttataaataaaaatagatttaGGCTTTTCCAGATCTTGATACATGTTAAATAAACCAGTCAGTTTCATAAAAACAATGAAATTTCTTAAGCAACGTGTAGGATCATCATTTTCAATTGAAATAACCGATTAGAGTAATTGTTGACTACCAAAatgtgtaattaataattatctaaTAAAGTATTATCATAATTTCTGTCACAAGATATatgttgtaaattttttaaataaaaaattgcttataactctaacaatatgaatttttcaattgataattattaaaacTTTATTCCTTCATTCCCTAatactttatacatatattatcttCTGTAGAATTCTGAAAACCGTAAACTTTAATTTTCAGGACAGAAAACAATTTAATGTAATAACTACATATGAATACTATCATCCATTGTGCTGCTAATCATAGGTGAGATTAATacatacttttttaattttcttttgtctAAATAATTGTTACATAATTACATACAAGAAATCAAACATCTTTTATGTATGTAGaatttaaatagtaaataatatattGGCTTTTAATTTAAGGTGTAGCGTCATGGCTGCTAAAAAGCTTATTTATCCTGCAGCCGATCGCAACAAGGAACCCATATTATCGGTTCTTCGGCAGTATATTCAACGCGGCCCAAATCAGATTTTGCTGGAAATTTCATCTGGTTCCGGACAACATGTATCTCACTTTGCTCCCCACTTTCCTCATATTACATTTTATCCTTCAGAGTGtgaactcaaattattagaaagTATTGCTGCACATTCCaatggatttgaaaatataaaaccaCCTTTAAAAATCGATATAACTACAGATTTTCATACGTGGGGCaatggaatttttaaagaatctaGTATTGATTATATATACAATGCAAATATGATGCATATTTCACCCTATCAATGTTCtatcaaattatttgaaaatgcgggtaaattgttaaaaaataatggcattttatttacatatggACCATATGCTATAGATGGGAAAATAACACCAGAAAGTAATgttaatttcgataaatctttaaagtctcaaaattcaGAGTGGGGTCTTAGAGACGTTAAAGATTTAACAGAATTAGCAGAGAAAAATGATattaagttaataaatattattgatatgCCTGCTAATAACAAAACAATCATATGGAAAAAGATCTATGATAAATAATGGAATTAATTTAAGAGGGTAAAAGTATTTTGATATAATTATGAATCATAATGTTTTATTATACTGAATTAATTTAgcttgtataatatatatacctTATACAGCATTAacctaatttgtattttaataactaTTACTGTTTGTACGATATAGTATTATTTGACCCTGAGTATTGTAACTATATTGTAATAAATCTACAACGACattcttaattaattaaatgttataTTCAGAAAAAATTTATGTTTTCAAGTCCTTCAGGTAAATAATTTAATCCTGATTCATCTTTATGTCTCATATTATAACCTTTGGCACATCCTGAAATAAAAATCCATTTTGAATAGTACACATTGTAACTGTAGTCTTAATTTAATTCATAGTATGAATTGGCTACCTATATTTTTCATGAGTTTTGTTGGAGCATTTCTTAAATGTAAAGGCACTGATGGTTGAGGTCCTTTATGTTCAGCTACTGTTCTTTGAGCAGCTCTGAGTGCATCTTCCATTAGTCTAGATTTTGGTGCTTTTGCCAAATATGTTGTACATTGTGCCAACAAAACATCACATTCGGGCATTCCAATCATTTTACAACCATGCATTGTATGTATGGCAATtcctaataataatattaaaaaattacttcaATATGTAGCagatttacattttaaaatattgtacaaatttgTATTACCTAAAGCTTTTGGATCTGCTAAACCTACATCCTCACATGCCATTCTAACTAATCTTCTTGCAATATAAACTGGATCTTCACCGCCCATAATCATTCTTGTTAACCAATATAAGGAAGCATTTTCATCACTTGCTCTAACAGATTTATGTAGAGCAGAAATCATATCATAATGTTGATCACCTTTCTTATCATACAACATGTGGGTCTTTTTAAGACTTTCTTCAATATCAATTAATGTTATTGTTACAGGACCATGTTTTAAAAATTCCTCCTCTTTTGGTACTTTACACTGAACTGCTAATTCAAGACCACCTAAAGCTATTCGTGCATCACCATCACATGTTTCTGCCAACCATTCTATAGTTGGTTCATCTATTATAAATTTTGGTACTCGCTCAGTATCTTCTGCCTTCTTACTTGAATTATATACACACCCTTCTAGTGAGTAAATAGCTTTCTTTAATATGGACATCAAATTACGTGTAGTTAGTTTTTCTAAAACAACAACTCTGCAACGACTCAGAAGTGCAGAATTTAAACTGAAGGAAGGATTTTCTGTTGTAGCACCAATTAATATAATAGTACCAGATTCAACATGAGGTAAAAATACATCTTGCTGTGTTTTATTGAAACGATGTATTTCATCCATAAAAACGACTGTACGTCTATTGAACTTCAATTCATTAGAAGCTATAGTGATTACCTCTTTCACATCGCTAACACCAGCCATTGCTGCAGATAATTTAACATATCTCATTTTAccatttgatttatttttacatatgtgaGCTATGACATTTGCTAAAGATGTCTgagttataataaaaaaataaaatcaataaaaatattatatacacgTTATTATATGCATAACTTTTGTTTAATACCTTTCCACAACCAGGTGGACcccataaaattatatttggtatttcagatttatttaataattgataaagAACAGTAGAtggcccaataatatgagattgtcCAACATATCCTGAAAGTGTAGTAGGTCTCATCCGTTCAGCAAGAGGTACATGATCATTACTAAGTGACTTTTTACTTTGTTTTTCTTGCTATAAAATTGATTAAGAACTATGACATAtcttaatataataattctttctttcaaaaaattaaaaaaagtaatTACATTACTATTAGATGGAGTTACTGAACTTTGAACATCTATGTTCAGAAGAGATGGTTCCATAaaattactttttctttttattgatCCTGAATCACCCTGCCTTGTTTTTTTACTACTCAACTTCATACATTTTCTAACGGGACTTTCATCCTTAAAAGAGGCTGGAGATTCATTACTTGTTGATTCATTCAAGAATAGACATTTACTAACATGACTTTCTATTACTGCAGCAGAAAATTCTTTTGAACAGATAGGacaagaaattatattttggtCCATATTTTGACCTGCAACAAATGCATATATTTGTACAGGGTATTCTGCCAACTTTTTACATGTGAAATAACATtactatttcaaataataagtataaaaatagtataatatattattaatagctCTTTTCTGGGTGGATGTAgagaggaaatttagaaatctattatatttttttacattcaGTTCTAACTTTTTGTACAAAACAATAAATTCAAAgtataaacataaaaaaatacatttaccAAAATCAAGTATCCCAGAAATAgtaaatttttgagaattcgCTGTTCTACCAAAATCCTAATGAGGATTAcgaattgaatatttattgaatattgcataaagaattgaatatttcatttaaagaaCAAAATTGATTTCTAGATCTCCATGCATTCACCCATACagaaattattgatattatattatacatttctttgtattttacaatttttataagtaacatcattcatttattttaaattaaaaaatgaaacttaatttcatatatcattaaatatatttaatatgaagtatattacatcatttgcaaacaaattaaaaaattatgtgtaattctttcaaattttaaatcttacTTTGTAAACAAAATAACTCGTTCTATAAGATTACCGCGCTATGCGCAGGAAGAATTGTTAAAAGGATTTTCAGCGACGATCCCGTTACATCATGTATGCTATACCATATAACCTGAATTTAACATTCGTATTTACCAAATCTACATATCATATGTTTTCGTCATTTTATCGTAATATTCAAcgaactataattttttgtatataataattagtaagtcgaaatattactttctcaaaggatataatttttataaacagaGGAACGTCGTGTCGAAACTATTGTTCGATTGATGACGTGTGGGTTGACGCTAGAACATCAAGTAGTGGTCCGGTAACGTTTTTCTTATCTTTAtcgaagaaatattaatttagataATAAAATAGAGTGCACACATTACAATTGCATCCGAATACATACGATGGAAGTTCGTCGCAGGCGAAGAACTCAAGATAAGCAATCACAAGTACAAAGCGCCAAGTTTGATTATGAACATATTCCTGCCAATTGTATCAAAAACATTCAACGGGATGaggtgaaaaattaatttacacattttctttcattttatttaacatttattcgatattacattttttcatttgatTCAGTTCTccaaaatgtttaattaaaagtcATCACTCggtttgtttatttaatatgtacgttcttcttttaaaaattttaaaattcttttaacttttcaaattcgcaattctaaatctctaaattcttaaactccctactttccaaatatgcaaattacacaattttcaaatttaaaaatttgcgtatttttacatccctatattctcaaatttctatccaTAACATGTATACAAAAGTTTCACTTCTGTCGTGcaaatcattttaaaaattaaaaattaaattacgtttttttttatttaaaatatttcaaagaatcagtctatataaagaaaaaaatgcaattttgtaaaatattaaaaaacattgtaaatataacaaATCTACATACTCTATCACATTGACCATACaaagcaataaattttattttcgcaaatgaaacttttatttttttcaaatacTTACCATCTGCAAAAAAGCGATGATCGGTAATATCGCGGATATCTTGCATAATaacgatattaattattttttttaacaggGCGATAGAGAAGTTTCTTCTTGTTTAATAGAAAAGTGTAATGCAGTAAAAAAACCAAACGACACAGTGCCACGAGCTCGAATTAAAATAAGTCTCGAGAttgatttaatttcaattattttattaatcgcCGGTATTGTTACTCGACTTTATCGTCTAGAAGAACCTCGAAGTATAGTGTAAGTTATTTTCTacgtttataaaaaataaataataaaattatttttttttttaattctgtaataataaattgaaaaaattatattacatattttgagAACAACATAAGTACTTCGTCGAAATATTTTGGATAATATcgcataattaaaataaatgtttaattgtaaatattatttggaACAGATTTGATGAATTACATTATGGAAAATATGTTGGACTTTACATGAAGAGGACATTTTTTTTCGATTCTCATCCTCCATTAGGAAAGCAACTTATTTCCATAGTAGCGTATTTAGCTGGTTTCGACGGACAATTTAAATTCGATAGGATAGGAAGTCCTTATGCCGATAGTATTCCTTTATTCGCATTGAGATTAGTACCAGCGTTATGCGGTAGTCTTTTACTTCCGACAGTCTATCACTTACTTTTAGAATTAGGTCTAAAACAATGGACTGCTGCATTAGCGggagttttattattatttggtaatttgttgtattataattttgagcAACAAATTTGATCAGTACATATATTGTGTTAAtatattctattaatttttcagaTAATGCTCTCTTAACTCAATCTAGATTTATTTTAATGGAAAGCATTCTaatgcaattttcattatttggattaatatgtataatgaaatttagaaaagtaatGGATCAACCAACAACTTTGTCGTGGTGGATATGGCTAACTTTGGGTATTGCTAACTTAACATGTGCATTATGGTATGTTTTAAAACATATACATTGTTGAGTACATTTATATTGTACTGTAaatataatcaatttttgttttcAGTGTAAAGTATGTTGGATTATATTCACTCATTCTTGCACTGTCTTTAATTGCTTATGATTATTGGAATCTAATACCAAGAAAAACTTTATCCACTACAGTATTATGTATACACCTAGTAAtaagaatttttgtaatatttggtGTTATTTGTGCTGTTTATTTAACTGTATTTCATATACATTTAACAATACTCTCTAAAGCTGGGCCACATGATTCAGTAATGACAAGTGCCTTTCAAGCAAGTTTGGATGGTGGTCTTGCTAGTATTACAAAAGGTCAACCTTTAGAAGTCACACATGGATCTCAAATTACTTTAAGACATACATATGGAAGAGCTTGTTGGcttcacagtcacaatcatatgtATCCACTAAGATATCCAGATGGTAGAGGTAGTTCTCATCAACAACAAGTCACTTGTTATTCTTTTAAAGATGTAAACAATTGGTGGATTGTAAAGAGACCAGAAAGAAATGATTTAGTTGTTATAAAACCTAGTGAGCCAATAAAACATGGAGAGATAATACAATTAGTACATGGAATTACAAGTCGAGCATTGAATTCACATGATGTTGCTGCTCCAATGACACCTCAAAGTCAGGAAGTATCTTGTTACATTGATTATAATGTATCTATGCCTGCTCAAAATCTTTGGAGGGTAGAAATTACTAACAAAGATAGTAGTGGGGATGTCTGGCATGCAATTCAAAGTCAAATACGCTTGATACATGTAAATACAGATTATGCATTAAAATTTAGTGGAAGGCAATTGCCTGATTGGGGTTTTAATCAGCATGAAGTGGTAGCAGATAAATTAGTGGGTCAGACAGATTCTATATGGAATGTTGAAGAACACAGATATACTAAAAATGAAGATCAAAAACAAAGAGAAAGAGAATTAATCAATGCTGAAATGATTCCATTGCAAGCTACCACTTTAAGTTTTTGggagaaatttgtggaattgcaaataaaaatgcttTTCAGTGGTCAAGAAGGACAAAATAGTCATATGTATTCCAGTGATCCTTTAGACTGGCCTCTAATGTCTAGAGGAATTGCAT
Coding sequences within:
- the LOC100880358 gene encoding dnaJ homolog subfamily C member 21 yields the protein MKCHYEVLGVPRNASDDDLKKAYRKLALKWHPDKNLDIPEEAKEQFQLVQQAWEVLSDPHERAWYDNHREAILKGGIGENYKDDSIDLFQYFSTSCFKGYGDDEKGFYTVYRNVFEKLVTEDADFMKEGDSDEEVPGFGDSQSSYEDVVHNFYAYWQSYSTKKSFTWLDPYDVREARNRRVARLIEKENKKIRDKAKRERNEQIRNLVAFVRKRDKRVQAHVAKLAERAKENLKKAEERKKQQLLERQRELKEHKVSEWSKFSNIEAELKNIEANLAQEFGEHLSSESDSDNENEVDDNSLYCVACNKIFKTHKAFTNHENSKKHKDNIALMKASMIKEDKEFENSDDSDVSSQSSSESGKKLATDSQMPDFLLNPVQNISYNPKNTEEKTSDEELISDDDSFDESTKVKGKKCYPEGTILATGPQMDDALYVPPKINENDNEYITSEDELISDQEDEEVVIKKQKKKKKRKKNVQNPVAEQTSDEDRSINEDVLLSKKQRKKQQQRKTILNKVIENNQQTSNDKVDESEEEIEKEINETGLDSNSIDINNATNEKLKSKKLKNGKKPCKVLEKESETKNKKKSQIIEVSNLEQCCVTCKAEFPSKNKLFEHLKKTGHSVYIPDSIKTKRKNQEKSSKGKGNNDKRNHH
- the LOC100875914 gene encoding methyltransferase-like 26; protein product: MNTIIHCAANHRCSVMAAKKLIYPAADRNKEPILSVLRQYIQRGPNQILLEISSGSGQHVSHFAPHFPHITFYPSECELKLLESIAAHSNGFENIKPPLKIDITTDFHTWGNGIFKESSIDYIYNANMMHISPYQCSIKLFENAGKLLKNNGILFTYGPYAIDGKITPESNVNFDKSLKSQNSEWGLRDVKDLTELAEKNDIKLINIIDMPANNKTIIWKKIYDK
- the LOC100880468 gene encoding ATPase WRNIP1, which gives rise to MDQNIISCPICSKEFSAAVIESHVSKCLFLNESTSNESPASFKDESPVRKCMKLSSKKTRQGDSGSIKRKSNFMEPSLLNIDVQSSVTPSNSNQEKQSKKSLSNDHVPLAERMRPTTLSGYVGQSHIIGPSTVLYQLLNKSEIPNIILWGPPGCGKTSLANVIAHICKNKSNGKMRYVKLSAAMAGVSDVKEVITIASNELKFNRRTVVFMDEIHRFNKTQQDVFLPHVESGTIILIGATTENPSFSLNSALLSRCRVVVLEKLTTRNLMSILKKAIYSLEGCVYNSSKKAEDTERVPKFIIDEPTIEWLAETCDGDARIALGGLELAVQCKVPKEEEFLKHGPVTITLIDIEESLKKTHMLYDKKGDQHYDMISALHKSVRASDENASLYWLTRMIMGGEDPVYIARRLVRMACEDVGLADPKALGIAIHTMHGCKMIGMPECDVLLAQCTTYLAKAPKSRLMEDALRAAQRTVAEHKGPQPSVPLHLRNAPTKLMKNIGCAKGYNMRHKDESGLNYLPEGLENINFF
- the rt gene encoding protein O-mannosyltransferase rt, coding for MEVRRRRRTQDKQSQVQSAKFDYEHIPANCIKNIQRDEGDREVSSCLIEKCNAVKKPNDTVPRARIKISLEIDLISIILLIAGIVTRLYRLEEPRSIVFDELHYGKYVGLYMKRTFFFDSHPPLGKQLISIVAYLAGFDGQFKFDRIGSPYADSIPLFALRLVPALCGSLLLPTVYHLLLELGLKQWTAALAGVLLLFDNALLTQSRFILMESILMQFSLFGLICIMKFRKVMDQPTTLSWWIWLTLGIANLTCALCVKYVGLYSLILALSLIAYDYWNLIPRKTLSTTVLCIHLVIRIFVIFGVICAVYLTVFHIHLTILSKAGPHDSVMTSAFQASLDGGLASITKGQPLEVTHGSQITLRHTYGRACWLHSHNHMYPLRYPDGRGSSHQQQVTCYSFKDVNNWWIVKRPERNDLVVIKPSEPIKHGEIIQLVHGITSRALNSHDVAAPMTPQSQEVSCYIDYNVSMPAQNLWRVEITNKDSSGDVWHAIQSQIRLIHVNTDYALKFSGRQLPDWGFNQHEVVADKLVGQTDSIWNVEEHRYTKNEDQKQRERELINAEMIPLQATTLSFWEKFVELQIKMLFSGQEGQNSHMYSSDPLDWPLMSRGIAYWVSNDSNAQVHLLGNIAIWYSGTGCVILYSVLLIFYMLRRRRMCFDIAQEEWNKFSNIGSVFLTGYILHFLPFLFVERTLFLHHYLPAFVFKVLLTAATIEHLCYLVGTRYQHNILMHILKCSILIWLLFIIYVFKKFTVFSYGTTHLSAKEVLKLRWKDTWDFIIHKT